The region GCAAGCTGAGCGTGGCCAAGGCCGTGTTCTACGTGCTGGCCCAGTGCCTGGGCTCCATAGTGGGGGCCGCCGTCCTGCATGGGATCACGCCAGCCTCAGTGAGGGGTAGCATGGGCATCACGGCGGTAAGGGGaagacatttttaatgaccCGTGTCAGGAAGCTTTCCCTGTCATGCTGCTTTCTTCACAGGTGAACAAGAACCTGTCAGTGGGGAACGCTCTGGTGGTCGAGATCTTAATCAGCTTCCAGCTGATCTTCACCATCTTCGCCACGTGCGACCACAAACGCAGTGACCTCAAGGGCTCATCGGCATTGGCCATCGGGCTGTCGGTGTGTGTCGGCCACCTGTTTGCTGTAAGGTCACCTTACCTCTGTCGTCATCCTAGCTTGCGTGTCTAGAGTGAAGGAAGTTGTGTTTATTCCATCCTTAGCTTCCGTACACTGGTGCTAGCATGAATCCTGCTCGCTCCCTTGGCCCGGCTGTGATCACATGGTCCTGGGAGAACCACTGGGTAACTCATTTGTCCTAAAGAAGTCTTTGTTGTATGTAGCATTTATCATAGGGACTATTCACGTTCATCTAGGTGTACTGGGTGGGCCCGGCCCTGGGAGGGAGTGTAGCTGCTGCCCTGTACGAGTACCTGTTCTGTCCAGACCTGGAAGCCAAGAAACAATACTCTGACAGCTTCATCAAGACACCCTTCATGGGCTCCAAGCAGCGTCAGGACTCGGTCACGGCTCAGGAGCCGCTCTTTGGCGCCATGGAAGC is a window of Doryrhamphus excisus isolate RoL2022-K1 chromosome 5, RoL_Dexc_1.0, whole genome shotgun sequence DNA encoding:
- the LOC131130105 gene encoding aquaporin-4-like isoform X1 — protein: MRRRCCFPCHMPHRPRRLPSCFAGAMTAFKGIWTQEFWRCVGAEFLAMLFFVLMGLGSTINWGAAEGDPQVPDLAHISLCFGLTISTLVQCFGHISGAHINPAVTAAMVVTRKLSVAKAVFYVLAQCLGSIVGAAVLHGITPASVRGSMGITAVNKNLSVGNALVVEILISFQLIFTIFATCDHKRSDLKGSSALAIGLSVCVGHLFALPYTGASMNPARSLGPAVITWSWENHWVYWVGPALGGSVAAALYEYLFCPDLEAKKQYSDSFIKTPFMGSKQRQDSVTAQEPLFGAMEAERAERKERGREREVSGEVLSSV
- the LOC131130105 gene encoding aquaporin-4-like isoform X2 encodes the protein MSESGGGVEHIRRCCFPCHMPHRPRRLPSCFAGAMTAFKGIWTQEFWRCVGAEFLAMLFFVLMGLGSTINWGAAEGDPQVPDLAHISLCFGLTISTLVQCFGHISGAHINPAVTAAMVVTRKLSVAKAVFYVLAQCLGSIVGAAVLHGITPASVRGSMGITAVNKNLSVGNALVVEILISFQLIFTIFATCDHKRSDLKGSSALAIGLSVCVGHLFALPYTGASMNPARSLGPAVITWSWENHWVYWVGPALGGSVAAALYEYLFCPDLEAKKQYSDSFIKTPFMGSKQRQDSVTAQEPLFGAMEAERAERKERGREREVSGEVLSSV
- the LOC131130105 gene encoding aquaporin-4-like isoform X3, producing MRCCFPCHMPHRPRRLPSCFAGAMTAFKGIWTQEFWRCVGAEFLAMLFFVLMGLGSTINWGAAEGDPQVPDLAHISLCFGLTISTLVQCFGHISGAHINPAVTAAMVVTRKLSVAKAVFYVLAQCLGSIVGAAVLHGITPASVRGSMGITAVNKNLSVGNALVVEILISFQLIFTIFATCDHKRSDLKGSSALAIGLSVCVGHLFALPYTGASMNPARSLGPAVITWSWENHWVYWVGPALGGSVAAALYEYLFCPDLEAKKQYSDSFIKTPFMGSKQRQDSVTAQEPLFGAMEAERAERKERGREREVSGEVLSSV